A stretch of DNA from Canis aureus isolate CA01 chromosome 13, VMU_Caureus_v.1.0, whole genome shotgun sequence:
CGGCTGCTGCCCACCGGGAGCCCACGGGGCGGGCTGGAGGCCAGACAACCCAACTGCAACCAGCGTGGAGGAGTACGTCGGGGTCCGTCCGCCCCGGGGCATCTCCTCCACCTTCGGGAGGCTACAAGGGAAAGGAAATCAAACATAAAGTCGAAGCTAGAGGGAGAAATAAGGTCAAAGACAGTCTCTTCTGGAATTATAAGGACGCTGGCATTTATTGGGTGCCGTGTCGGCGGCCTGTTGCCATGAGACAAATTACCAGACATTCACCAGCTGAAAACAACACACATTCACGTGTGTGGCTGGCAgtgtctgtgggtcaggaatcccGTAAGGAATCCTCGCAAGGCCGCGTCACGGTGTCAGCAGGGACGGGGCTCTCCTCTGCTGGGGGAGGACACCTGTCCGTCCCTGCTTCGTGGTCGCCACCACAGGTTCCTATGGTTGTAGTACCGGGAGCTTTAGTTTTTTGCTGGCTGTTGGTCTGAGGCCATGGTCAGCTCCGAGAGACTTAACCACAGTTCCTTGCCTCGTGACTGTCCCCGGTTGGCCTCTTCATCAAGCCAGCGAAGTCTCTAGAGAAAATCAGGCAGCAAGATGCAGTTTTGTAGATCATTACATGACCGTGGAGGCCGCGTCTCCTGTCCTTAGCTCCGTTCTGTTGGTTAAGAGCAAGTCACGGGTCCTGCCCATAAGGAGAAGGGATCATAGCTGGGTGTGGACACAGCCGGGAGGGATCGTGAGACAGCCACTTAGGGGATGCCCCGCACACTTCATACTAAGTGCTAAGGATGGGGCCAAAGGCTCCTGCACGTATTATATCATTTATTCGCTGAAACAGCCCGTAAGGGAGAGGTCCCACAGGGGAGGATGCGGAGGAGAGAACTTGGCTAAGATCAGAACCACCCTGCGGCCCCCGGGGTGGCTGAGCGGccgagcatccacctttggctcagttcgtgatcctggagacccgggatcaagtcccgcgtcgggctcccagcagggagcctgcttctccctctgcctgtgtctctgtctctctctctctctctctctctctctgtgtttctcatgaataaataaaatcttaaaaaaaaaaaaaaaagatcagaaccACCTGTATCACAGCACTGCGCCAAGCTGTGCAAGCTTAGAGGCCGAAGGATTTGCATCTAGACAGTGAGGAGCAAAggccccagggaggcaggggaagggggtcACGGGTGCGTCCTGGCTCCCCGTGAGGCTCAAGACCAGGGGGAGGGGATAGGTGTGGATCACACGCCGAGAAAGGAGGAAACCAGGAGTGCCACTGTGTGATGATCTCTGTTTTCTCAATGAGGCAGAACGAGGGCCTCCCCTGAgaggggggaggcagggccaAGTTGGAACACCAGCTGTGGGGAATGGGGAGTGGGAAACAGGGATCGGGCCAACACCAGGGCAGGTTGCAAGGAGGATGGAGCTGCCTCCTCCCCGAAGATGTCCGAGGTCTCCTTGGTGGGgggcaccccctcccacccccagcgcCCCTGGCAGCCTTCATgtccagcctcccttgcagcgcTGCAGTGTACCCCACGTCCATCTCATCAGAAGGAAAGTTCTAGTGGGGCAGGAACCTGCCCGGAGCCTAGGCAGGGCCTCCCAGGAACCAGCACAGGATCTGCCACATGTGCGTCCTCCATAAATGGCCTGACTCCAGACCCTGCATTTCTGAATCCCTCTACCGTATTCCCTTCTATCCCCTAAAGGCCCTCCAGGTCTATAGGGCTTTTCAAAGCGTGCGTTTTTATTTTCGTTTTGAGGGTCAGAGTTCAAAGAGCCGTAGGGTAGCAAAGTCCATCATGCAACAGGAGTCGAGATGGAGTTAAGGAGGCCTGTCGTATGCCTGActttgtgacaaaaaaaaaaaaaaaaaaagcgatttCACATTGTGGCCCAACCCTTTTGACGTCAAGGGGTCAAGAgccatttcaaaatattaagtatCAACCTATATTGGTTGATTCGACGCATTGCCCATGGTGTGTCGTCGCCTGAAACGTAGAGCACGGATACAGAACAGTACCATTTGTGTCAAGTTACCAGTTTTGACTCATCCTAAGTGGCCAAAAACCCTAACTCAGACTAccttagacaaaaaaaaagaaaagaaaagaaaagaaaagaaacattgtgGGCTCATTTTCATTGAAAAGTCCAAGACTATCCTCCTATGCCATTTTGGCCCAAGAACAAGGCAGATGGCTTGCCACCGCCTCGGGGCGGCACCGTCCCCTAGGACTCCTTGCCCGAGTCCTATAGTCCCCGCCAATCAGAACCCATCCGTGTGACGGGGACCTCGCCAGAAGAGCGAAGGTGGGTGCTGggagcaagaggaggaggaatggGGACCGGGCGGTCACAGAGGCAACAAACGTCCACTCCATGTGTGTCACGCTTCCAACCACAAACGGTTGGGTGCACGCCCACCAAGGTCGTGCAGGGCTTGCTCGAAGTCCTACGACTTGGGCAGAGGCAGGTGCCCAAGTGTTGGTAAAATCAGCCCCGCCTCTCATTCCCACCAGAGCAGGGGCCACCCGTGGGGTCTCCTCCGGGCCCCACTGATAGTACTTCACGCTCGCTGGGGGAGCAGTTCTGGAATTCCTGAGCAACCGAGTCCCCCAAGGCCCACCACACCTGCAACCCCGCAACCTCCTCGGGGGCCTCAGCGGggaggctgacctcaactctgGGCCACCTGGCCCTGCTGATGTTCAAGGACGATGAGAACGGTGGCAGGACTGGCACTCACGCACCTGAGCCTGAGGAAGGTCTTGGATGACCACGTGCAACCAGGCGGCACCCACCTGGGCCACCTCCGTGTTACATCTGGAGCCCGCCACCCGCCTGCCAGAGCCAAGCCCCATAGGCTCTGACCTCGCACGCAGCCTTGGACCCGTTTGCCCCTTTGTCTCACGCCGCCCCCCGGCATCAGCTTCCAGACCCCGGGTCCACCACCGCCCCACTCACTTCCTCAAGGTGGCGGCAGCAGCGGCCGCCCGGACGCCACACAGGAGGCCAGCGATGGGCGACACAGTCGAACGGCACTTTATTTCTAATTGGACCCATCGGCTCCGTCCGGGTCGGCTTTCCCTCTGCGCTCGTTCTTAGGTGACCCTTGGAGGCCCTTCCTGGTGTTACGCTGCTGACGGTAGACCTCCAGCTCCTCCTGGTACCTGGCCCTCAGGACAGCTGCTCTTTGCTCGTACGGCTGCTTCTCGGCACCTGACGTCACGGACCACATCCTCCCCGAGGCCTTCGCCACCTGCACGACTGACCAGGTGGGGTTCTCCCTCTTTAGCTGGGCATAGTGGTCTTGACAGAAGATCAGGAAGGACGAGGGGGGCCGCCTGGGCGCCTGGGG
This window harbors:
- the HMGB4 gene encoding high mobility group protein B4 translates to MNMGKEIQLRPKVNVSSYIHFLLNYRNKFKEQQPNTYLGFKEFSRKCSEKWRSISKHEKAKYEALAKLDKARYQEEMMNYVGKKKKRRKRDPQAPRRPPSSFLIFCQDHYAQLKRENPTWSVVQVAKASGRMWSVTSGAEKQPYEQRAAVLRARYQEELEVYRQQRNTRKGLQGSPKNERRGKADPDGADGSN